In the genome of Pseudarthrobacter sp. IC2-21, one region contains:
- a CDS encoding RNA polymerase-binding protein RbpA has translation MSDRSLRGMRLGAQSMETESGVEPAPRQRVEYRCEDGEQVFVTFSSEAEIPPVWVSKTGKEALLVDGERPDTSNEKAVRTHWDMLLERRSLPELEQILEDRLTILRERRGERRSA, from the coding sequence ATGAGCGATCGCAGCCTGCGGGGTATGCGCCTTGGTGCGCAAAGCATGGAGACCGAGTCCGGCGTGGAGCCGGCCCCGCGTCAGCGTGTGGAATACCGGTGCGAGGACGGCGAGCAGGTTTTCGTCACGTTCTCTTCAGAGGCTGAAATTCCTCCTGTGTGGGTTTCCAAGACCGGCAAGGAAGCGCTGCTGGTAGACGGCGAACGCCCCGACACCAGCAACGAAAAAGCCGTCCGTACCCACTGGGACATGCTCCTGGAACGGCGTTCGCTCCCGGAGCTCGAGCAGATTCTCGAGGACCGGCTGACCATCCTGCGTGAACGACGCGGTGAACGGCGCAGCGCCTGA
- a CDS encoding NAD(P)/FAD-dependent oxidoreductase: protein MTEVIIVGGGPVGLYLAGLLLQAGVEVRVLEQRLRRERHSRAIGIHPPALAALDKVGVAGALVRAGVPIRSGTALSRGRTVGSMSFATVSDRFPFVLSLPQFATESILEQRVQELDASALVRGARVSEVMHDGGLVTAAIAAPVEGGAGSRVTARLLIAADGARSPVRSLLNIPVITKTYPDHYIMGDFAAGGDHGQQAVLYLETGGIVESFPLPGGLRRWVVRTERPDPGMDAAGLSRLVHQRTGVRPDPETNTMLSSFSPRSSLACRLVAGRAVLVGDAAHEISPIGGQGMNLGWLDAAELAPIICAALAGRPVGSALRAYASRRGKAARRARWQAGANMALGRPLAPPLLGLRNAALGTVAGLPPANRLVARRFTMQ from the coding sequence ATGACTGAGGTCATCATTGTGGGCGGAGGTCCGGTAGGCCTGTACCTCGCCGGTCTGCTGCTTCAGGCAGGGGTGGAGGTACGTGTGCTCGAACAGCGGCTCCGGCGTGAACGGCATTCCCGCGCCATCGGCATCCACCCGCCGGCCCTTGCGGCCCTGGACAAAGTGGGTGTGGCCGGCGCCCTGGTGCGTGCCGGCGTGCCGATCCGCAGCGGAACCGCGCTGAGCCGGGGACGGACCGTGGGGTCCATGTCCTTCGCCACCGTGTCAGACCGTTTTCCGTTTGTGCTGTCCCTCCCCCAGTTCGCGACCGAATCCATACTGGAACAGCGTGTCCAGGAACTCGATGCCTCCGCCCTCGTGCGGGGAGCCCGGGTGTCGGAAGTGATGCACGACGGCGGCCTGGTCACCGCGGCGATTGCAGCGCCGGTGGAGGGCGGCGCGGGCAGCCGGGTCACCGCACGCCTCCTCATCGCCGCGGACGGTGCCCGGTCACCGGTGCGGAGCCTGCTGAATATCCCGGTGATCACAAAGACCTACCCGGACCACTACATCATGGGGGATTTCGCGGCAGGCGGTGACCACGGGCAGCAGGCCGTCCTGTACCTCGAAACCGGAGGGATAGTGGAGTCCTTTCCCCTTCCCGGCGGCCTTCGGCGGTGGGTGGTCCGCACCGAGCGCCCGGATCCCGGTATGGACGCCGCCGGGCTGTCCCGGCTGGTTCACCAGCGCACCGGGGTGCGGCCTGACCCGGAAACCAACACCATGCTCAGCAGCTTCAGCCCGCGCTCGTCCCTGGCGTGCCGGCTGGTGGCGGGCCGTGCGGTGCTCGTCGGTGACGCGGCACATGAAATCAGCCCCATAGGCGGCCAGGGCATGAACCTGGGCTGGCTGGATGCGGCAGAGTTGGCACCCATTATCTGCGCTGCCCTGGCCGGCCGCCCGGTAGGCAGTGCTCTGCGTGCCTATGCTTCACGGCGGGGCAAAGCAGCCCGCCGCGCACGATGGCAGGCGGGGGCCAACATGGCCTTGGGACGCCCCCTGGCCCCGCCACTGCTGGGCCTGCGGAACGCGGCGCTTGGCACGGTGGCGGGCCTTCCGCCGGCCAACAGGCTGGTGGCCCGGCGGTTCACCATGCAATAA
- a CDS encoding polyprenol monophosphomannose synthase — protein MRVLTIIPTYNELESLPKTLQRLRVAVPASDVLVVDDNSPDGTGQLADSIAAADSQVHVLHRKGKEGLGAAYIAGFKWGLEAGYEVLVEMDADGSHQPEQLPQLLEAVDQGADLAMGSRWVPGGSVVNWPLYRQAISRVGSTYARLMLGLKIKDVTGGYRAFRRSTLEKLNLDQVDSVGYGFQVDLAWRVAKMGLRIEERPITFVERELGASKMSGNIVVEAMINVTRWGLQARWDKLRGRKEPVRS, from the coding sequence GTGCGCGTCCTAACCATTATTCCGACCTACAACGAGCTGGAATCGCTGCCCAAGACCCTCCAGCGCCTGCGGGTGGCCGTACCCGCCTCGGATGTACTGGTGGTGGATGACAACAGCCCGGACGGTACCGGGCAACTGGCGGACAGTATTGCGGCTGCCGACTCCCAGGTCCATGTCCTGCACCGCAAGGGCAAGGAAGGCCTCGGTGCCGCTTATATCGCCGGGTTCAAATGGGGCCTGGAGGCCGGCTACGAGGTTCTGGTGGAAATGGACGCTGACGGCTCCCACCAGCCAGAACAGCTGCCCCAACTGCTGGAAGCCGTTGATCAGGGCGCCGATTTGGCGATGGGTTCCCGGTGGGTTCCGGGTGGCAGCGTGGTCAACTGGCCCCTGTACCGCCAGGCGATTTCACGTGTTGGCAGCACCTACGCACGGCTGATGCTGGGGCTGAAGATCAAGGACGTCACCGGCGGCTACCGTGCTTTCCGCAGATCCACGTTGGAAAAACTCAACCTCGACCAGGTCGATTCGGTGGGTTACGGATTCCAGGTGGACCTTGCATGGCGGGTTGCCAAAATGGGTCTCAGAATCGAGGAGCGGCCCATCACGTTCGTTGAACGCGAGCTGGGCGCGTCCAAAATGAGCGGCAACATTGTGGTTGAGGCCATGATCAACGTGACCCGGTGGGGCCTGCAGGCACGCTGGGACAAGCTCAGGGGCAGGAAAGAGCCCGTCCGGAGCTAG
- a CDS encoding S9 family peptidase, whose product MKPEHLPLLNTVSPPAVHPDGTRAVVSVTRPDLEADAYVGQLWTVPLDQDKLPRRITRGFRDTAPAFSPDGLVLAFLRADGPSSKAQLCVVEADGGEPQVITDRLLGVETFSWSPDSQRIVFSTREPVAGRYGTAAGIAPEAEEPRLVTTLDYRLNGAGYTRDKPRQLFLVAVPELGGEPDSSVPDSRKVTSFSTDTGPGTFSADGSAVYFTAAPPADTDGLATAIYRVPVTGGEPVAFDLASPARQTIAEVRESRDGRWLFFIARDLGGSGMDFVARNAVLFCVPTGGGVPVPLTDPEMMDVLPPGSGIELRGPDRALVLNSAEGTVELLELGATGEHALLVHGDRAVTAAAWAGGSLFVSFADPSSSGDLAALDDGQLRILTDFSATLRNSTDITVPQEVTFDAPDGYPVHGWVLRPAGQGPHPVLLNIHGGPFTQFTVALFDEAQVYVDAGYAVLMCNPRGSAGYGRDHGLAIKGRFGTVDMQDVLAFLDGALAKYAALDAGRLGIMGGSYGGYLTAWTIAHHHRFAAAIVERGFLDPVSFEGSADIGWYFGAGYLGSSDDALANRSPLKLAARVQTPTLVIHSENDLRCPLEQGQRYYAALKRQGTEAELLIFPGEDHELSRSGRPRHRRQRFEHILRWWARFLPTPANPGEASSG is encoded by the coding sequence GTGAAACCAGAACACCTGCCGTTGCTCAATACCGTGTCGCCGCCCGCAGTGCATCCCGACGGAACCCGCGCTGTTGTGTCGGTGACGAGGCCGGACCTGGAGGCCGATGCCTATGTGGGGCAGTTGTGGACTGTCCCGTTGGATCAGGACAAGCTGCCGCGGCGCATCACCAGGGGCTTCCGGGACACCGCGCCGGCATTCTCGCCGGACGGACTGGTCCTGGCATTCCTCCGGGCCGACGGACCGTCATCAAAGGCGCAACTGTGCGTTGTGGAGGCCGACGGCGGCGAACCGCAGGTCATCACCGACAGGCTTCTGGGCGTGGAGACGTTCTCGTGGTCCCCGGATTCGCAGCGAATAGTCTTCAGCACCCGCGAGCCTGTGGCCGGGCGTTACGGCACCGCGGCAGGCATCGCGCCGGAAGCGGAAGAGCCGCGGCTGGTAACCACGCTCGATTACAGGCTTAACGGTGCGGGCTACACCCGCGATAAGCCCCGGCAGCTGTTCCTCGTGGCGGTCCCCGAACTCGGAGGAGAGCCTGACTCATCCGTGCCCGACTCCCGCAAGGTCACCTCCTTCAGCACGGATACCGGTCCAGGAACGTTTAGCGCCGACGGGTCCGCGGTCTATTTCACGGCGGCGCCGCCGGCGGACACCGACGGGCTGGCCACAGCCATCTACCGGGTGCCGGTCACGGGAGGCGAGCCCGTGGCCTTTGACCTCGCGAGTCCGGCCAGGCAGACGATCGCGGAGGTCCGGGAGTCCAGGGATGGCCGATGGCTGTTTTTCATTGCCCGGGACCTTGGCGGATCCGGCATGGACTTTGTGGCGCGCAACGCCGTGCTCTTCTGCGTGCCGACTGGAGGCGGCGTTCCGGTTCCGTTGACGGACCCGGAAATGATGGATGTCCTCCCGCCGGGCAGCGGGATTGAACTCCGCGGTCCGGACCGCGCCCTGGTGCTAAACAGTGCGGAAGGCACCGTGGAACTCCTGGAGTTGGGTGCCACCGGCGAGCATGCGCTCCTGGTGCACGGTGACAGGGCAGTGACCGCGGCGGCCTGGGCCGGCGGCTCCCTGTTCGTGTCGTTCGCCGATCCCTCCAGCAGCGGTGACCTCGCAGCTCTGGACGATGGACAGTTGAGGATCCTGACGGACTTCTCGGCCACTCTGCGGAACAGCACGGACATTACCGTGCCGCAGGAGGTCACCTTTGACGCGCCGGACGGCTATCCCGTGCACGGCTGGGTGCTGAGGCCGGCAGGCCAGGGGCCGCACCCTGTCCTGCTCAACATCCACGGGGGCCCGTTTACCCAGTTCACCGTTGCCCTGTTCGATGAGGCCCAGGTGTATGTGGATGCCGGGTATGCAGTGCTGATGTGCAATCCGCGGGGTTCCGCAGGTTATGGACGGGATCACGGGCTGGCCATCAAGGGCAGGTTCGGAACGGTGGACATGCAGGATGTGCTGGCGTTCCTGGACGGCGCCCTGGCGAAATATGCCGCCCTTGATGCCGGGCGGCTGGGCATCATGGGCGGCTCGTACGGCGGTTACCTTACCGCCTGGACCATCGCACACCATCACCGGTTCGCGGCCGCCATCGTTGAGCGGGGATTCCTTGACCCGGTGAGCTTTGAGGGCTCGGCCGACATTGGCTGGTACTTCGGAGCCGGATATCTGGGGAGCTCTGACGATGCACTGGCTAACCGGAGTCCGCTCAAACTTGCCGCCAGGGTGCAGACACCCACCCTGGTAATCCACAGCGAAAATGATCTCCGCTGCCCGTTGGAACAGGGACAGCGCTACTACGCGGCCTTGAAGCGGCAGGGGACGGAGGCCGAGCTCTTGATATTCCCCGGCGAAGACCATGAGCTCTCCAGGTCAGGGCGTCCGCGGCACCGGCGGCAGCGGTTCGAGCACATCCTGCGTTGGTGGGCCCGCTTCCTCCCGACACCGGCGAATCCCGGCGAAGCTTCGAGCGGGTAG
- a CDS encoding putative RNA methyltransferase, protein MPSTPAPPLRCPLCGGELMVHRRTGEGSRPRLVCGAGHSFDAARQGYYNLLVGKGTVFEADTADMVAARFNFLDAGHYRPLADAVSEAVLALVQPGQPFTVLDSGTGTGHYLRAVLDDVSRVAGDVTAVALDISKFALRRAARLNPEAINLVCDVWQPLPVAAAAADVVTVIFAPRNAAEFARVLRADGRLVVVTPRAGHLASLAAEAGMLAIEDHKDARLAESLAGFFVPESTRDVDVRLRLTPGEMADLAFMGPAGHHLDRDALAAKLDAKEPVTGVEALFRITVFRPAEGAA, encoded by the coding sequence ATGCCCTCCACCCCTGCCCCTCCCCTGCGCTGCCCGCTGTGCGGTGGAGAGCTGATGGTCCACCGCCGTACGGGCGAGGGTTCCCGGCCACGGCTGGTGTGCGGTGCGGGCCACAGCTTTGATGCTGCCAGGCAGGGGTACTACAACCTGCTGGTGGGCAAGGGGACCGTCTTCGAAGCCGACACGGCGGACATGGTGGCGGCCCGGTTCAATTTCCTCGACGCCGGGCACTACCGTCCCTTGGCGGATGCGGTCTCGGAGGCCGTCCTGGCCCTCGTTCAGCCCGGACAGCCGTTTACTGTCCTCGATTCGGGAACCGGTACCGGCCACTACCTGCGGGCCGTGCTCGACGACGTCAGCCGGGTCGCCGGCGACGTCACCGCCGTCGCGCTGGACATCTCCAAATTCGCTTTGCGCCGCGCCGCGCGCCTGAACCCGGAAGCCATCAACCTCGTCTGTGACGTGTGGCAGCCACTGCCTGTGGCCGCCGCTGCCGCCGACGTCGTGACAGTCATCTTCGCACCCCGCAACGCAGCCGAATTCGCCCGCGTGCTGCGTGCGGATGGCCGGCTGGTCGTGGTGACACCGCGTGCCGGCCACTTGGCTTCGTTGGCCGCCGAAGCCGGCATGCTGGCCATCGAGGACCATAAGGATGCCCGGCTGGCAGAATCCCTGGCCGGATTTTTTGTACCGGAGTCAACCCGGGACGTTGATGTCCGGCTGAGGTTGACCCCGGGAGAGATGGCGGATCTGGCCTTCATGGGACCTGCCGGGCATCATCTGGACCGCGATGCACTTGCCGCCAAACTGGACGCCAAGGAACCGGTCACCGGGGTGGAAGCCCTGTTCAGGATCACCGTCTTCCGCCCTGCGGAGGGCGCCGCGTAA
- a CDS encoding SPFH domain-containing protein, giving the protein MDNAGGVALAIVLVVLIVFVIIVLVRSVRIIPQARAGVVERLGKYQRTLNPGLTILIPFVDRLLPLLDLREQVVSFPPQPVITEDNLVVSIDTVVYFQVTDPRAATYEIANYIQAVEQLTTTTLRNVVGGLNLEEALTSRDQINGQLRGVLDEATGRWGIRVSRVELKAIDPPHSIQDSMEKQMRAERDRRAAILTAEGTKQSAILTAEGQRQASILAAEGDAKAAILRADGEAQAIQKVFDAIHKGNPDQKLLAYQYLQTLPKLAEGSSNKLWIIPSEVGEALKGIGNALGGTNPDPRSGGGLFDEEPAQQP; this is encoded by the coding sequence ATGGATAACGCAGGAGGAGTCGCCTTAGCCATTGTGCTGGTGGTCCTGATCGTATTCGTGATAATTGTTCTGGTCCGCTCGGTGCGGATCATTCCGCAGGCGAGGGCCGGCGTCGTGGAACGCCTCGGAAAATACCAGCGCACGCTCAACCCGGGACTCACCATCCTGATTCCGTTTGTGGACCGGCTCCTGCCGCTGCTGGACCTCCGGGAACAGGTCGTCTCCTTCCCGCCACAGCCGGTCATCACCGAAGACAACCTGGTGGTCTCCATCGACACCGTGGTCTACTTCCAGGTCACTGATCCGCGGGCGGCCACTTACGAAATCGCCAACTACATCCAGGCTGTGGAACAGCTCACCACAACCACCCTTCGTAACGTGGTGGGTGGCCTGAACCTCGAAGAGGCCCTGACCTCCCGCGACCAGATCAACGGTCAGCTGCGCGGCGTCCTCGATGAGGCCACCGGCCGCTGGGGAATCCGCGTCTCGCGCGTCGAACTGAAGGCCATTGATCCGCCCCACTCAATCCAGGACTCCATGGAGAAGCAGATGCGGGCCGAACGCGACCGCCGCGCCGCCATCCTCACCGCGGAGGGAACCAAGCAGTCAGCCATCCTCACCGCCGAGGGCCAGCGGCAGGCTTCGATCCTCGCAGCTGAAGGCGACGCCAAGGCCGCCATTCTCCGGGCCGACGGCGAGGCGCAAGCCATCCAGAAAGTCTTCGATGCCATCCACAAGGGAAACCCGGATCAGAAACTGCTGGCCTACCAGTACCTGCAGACCCTGCCGAAGCTTGCCGAAGGCTCCTCCAACAAACTGTGGATCATTCCCAGCGAAGTCGGGGAAGCACTCAAGGGCATCGGCAACGCGCTGGGCGGCACCAATCCTGATCCGCGCTCCGGCGGCGGCCTCTTCGACGAGGAACCCGCCCAACAGCCCTGA
- a CDS encoding NfeD family protein, which translates to MFEWLGENWWALWLTAFLAFAVIEMITLDLFFIMLGGGTLAAIVADFAGADLWLQIVVFCVVSLLMIAFVRPVALSHLKKGPAEQRTNVDRLIGEQALVMEAVSSTGGLVKIGGDVWSARSAGAVLPAGQKAVVSAIEGATAVVTASQEHTDQP; encoded by the coding sequence ATGTTTGAATGGCTCGGTGAAAACTGGTGGGCCCTGTGGCTCACGGCCTTCCTTGCGTTCGCGGTGATCGAGATGATCACCCTTGACCTGTTCTTCATCATGCTTGGCGGCGGGACGCTCGCTGCCATCGTTGCCGATTTTGCCGGTGCTGACCTGTGGCTGCAGATCGTGGTCTTCTGTGTGGTGTCCCTGCTGATGATCGCTTTCGTCCGCCCGGTGGCCCTCAGCCACCTCAAGAAAGGCCCCGCCGAACAGCGGACCAATGTGGACCGGCTGATCGGCGAGCAGGCCCTCGTGATGGAGGCAGTCAGCTCCACCGGCGGCCTGGTCAAGATCGGCGGCGATGTCTGGAGCGCCCGGTCCGCCGGCGCGGTATTGCCCGCAGGCCAGAAGGCAGTGGTTTCCGCCATCGAAGGAGCCACCGCCGTGGTCACGGCATCGCAGGAGCATACAGACCAGCCGTAG
- a CDS encoding methyltransferase domain-containing protein, with product MDAPDCDPAKLERTYRQFALVNRLFAGWRLLYVKELRPFLSPDTVTTVLDIGSGGGDLARLLTRWSRRDKLKIDVTGIDPDRRAHTFAAATAHSPNVRFVQAGSAGLVREGQQFDVVISNHVIHHLQPAELARFLSDSQALARRLCLHNDLRRSTAAYALFALAALPFRGSFIRADGLVSIRRSYTPVELTAAAPPGWHVQRHAPFHQVLIHRPAHPDD from the coding sequence ATGGACGCGCCCGACTGCGATCCCGCGAAACTGGAACGGACCTACCGGCAGTTCGCACTGGTCAACCGTCTTTTTGCCGGCTGGAGGCTGCTCTATGTCAAGGAACTGAGGCCGTTTCTCTCCCCCGACACCGTCACCACCGTCCTGGATATCGGCAGCGGCGGAGGTGATTTGGCCCGCCTCCTCACCCGGTGGTCCCGGCGGGACAAGCTGAAAATCGATGTCACCGGCATAGACCCGGACAGACGAGCCCACACCTTCGCAGCCGCAACCGCCCACAGCCCCAACGTACGGTTCGTGCAGGCGGGAAGCGCCGGGTTGGTCCGCGAAGGGCAACAATTCGACGTCGTGATTTCCAACCATGTCATTCATCACCTGCAGCCGGCCGAGCTGGCCCGGTTCCTCAGCGATTCGCAGGCTCTGGCACGCCGGCTATGTCTGCACAACGACTTGCGCCGAAGCACGGCAGCGTACGCATTGTTCGCCCTTGCCGCCCTTCCCTTCCGCGGGTCCTTCATCCGCGCCGACGGCCTGGTATCGATCCGGCGCAGCTACACGCCCGTTGAACTGACCGCCGCCGCTCCCCCGGGCTGGCACGTCCAGCGCCACGCGCCCTTCCATCAGGTCCTCATTCATCGTCCGGCCCATCCCGATGACTGA
- a CDS encoding nuclear transport factor 2 family protein, whose translation MAELTSSESAALGCVLDFIRTLEAGGGGQAIRRFLSEDFRLDEAPHLLAPEGSTRTRAQVLAGADQSGEVVANQKFEVRRTTCEGGRVVLEADWSATVLMNLKYWDAGETIRARTSSVFEVRQGLIVSQDSYDCYYLNS comes from the coding sequence ATGGCAGAACTGACTTCGTCCGAATCCGCCGCCCTGGGATGCGTCCTGGATTTTATCCGGACCCTTGAGGCGGGAGGCGGCGGCCAGGCGATCCGGCGCTTCCTCTCGGAAGACTTTCGCCTCGACGAGGCGCCACATCTGCTCGCTCCCGAAGGATCCACCCGGACGCGGGCGCAGGTCCTTGCGGGCGCGGACCAGAGCGGCGAGGTGGTGGCCAACCAGAAGTTCGAAGTCCGGCGGACAACCTGCGAAGGTGGCCGCGTTGTCCTGGAAGCGGATTGGTCCGCAACTGTCCTGATGAACTTGAAATACTGGGATGCCGGCGAGACGATTCGGGCCAGGACGTCATCGGTGTTTGAGGTTCGCCAGGGCTTGATCGTGAGCCAGGACAGTTACGACTGCTACTACCTGAATTCCTGA
- a CDS encoding peptide deformylase, with protein sequence MIAVSPPTPFTPAQLRERVQQILAAGVLPPIVQAGHPVLRQQAAAFAGQISDTELEQLIVLMRNVMHEAPGVGLAAPQIGIPLQLAVVEDQFDVDPESAAIRHRMPLEFLAILNPRYAPVGTETAAFFEGCLSLSGLQAVVVRHERVLLRFVAPDGRDMEREFAGWQARIVQHETDHLQGTLYVDRAELRSLSSNAEYAANWAEPGIAKARAGLGFLPELH encoded by the coding sequence ATGATTGCCGTTTCGCCGCCCACTCCTTTCACGCCCGCGCAGCTCCGCGAGCGGGTCCAGCAGATCCTCGCTGCCGGCGTCCTGCCGCCCATCGTGCAGGCCGGCCATCCCGTGCTCCGGCAGCAGGCGGCGGCCTTTGCCGGCCAAATCAGTGATACCGAGCTCGAGCAGCTCATTGTGCTGATGCGCAATGTCATGCATGAGGCACCCGGCGTGGGACTGGCGGCCCCGCAGATTGGGATTCCGCTGCAGTTGGCGGTCGTGGAGGACCAGTTCGACGTCGACCCGGAGTCCGCCGCCATCCGGCACCGCATGCCGCTGGAATTCCTGGCCATCCTCAACCCGCGGTATGCGCCGGTGGGCACGGAAACGGCGGCCTTCTTCGAAGGTTGCCTGTCGCTCAGCGGGCTGCAGGCCGTGGTGGTGCGCCATGAACGGGTGCTGCTCCGGTTTGTCGCTCCTGACGGCAGGGACATGGAACGGGAGTTCGCCGGCTGGCAGGCGCGGATTGTCCAGCACGAAACCGATCACCTGCAGGGCACCCTCTATGTGGACCGCGCGGAACTGAGGTCCTTGAGCAGCAACGCCGAGTACGCCGCCAACTGGGCTGAGCCGGGCATCGCCAAGGCCCGCGCCGGGCTGGGATTCCTGCCCGAACTTCACTGA